One Plasmodium vivax scf_6687 genomic scaffold, whole genome shotgun sequence DNA window includes the following coding sequences:
- a CDS encoding variable surface protein Vir35, putative (encoded by transcript PVX_067190A): MKYEKYGALNVRFIRLLAKQELKKELYHKRLREDLSYVRKGNKEKNYSDDISAYTNLKKRGLNNLDLYKKVYNHRYAKKNVFGKLDCYCEKKLFDKIDYINELAEKKWNNKKSFIKKIFQKYFIPLFFFSLLPLLGSIFIILFDGKDKAIIKVCNKSHTGTADGKCDNADAWFHVNDTFRAFEEINYILFYYIVPIIVILVIIYILLKLIKYERLKTGKDKMSVKQYCRLCKSIL; encoded by the coding sequence atgaaatatgaaaaatatggaGCCTTAAATGTGCGTTTTATTAGATTATTGGCAAAACAAGAACTAAAGAAGGAATTATATCACAAGAGATTAAGAGAGGATTTATCATATGTTAGAAAAggtaataaagaaaaaaattattctgaTGATATATCTGcatatacaaatttaaaaaaaaggggtctaAACAATTTAGATTTATATAAGAAAGTTTATAATCATagatatgcaaaaaaaaatgtttttggaaaattggattgttattgtgaaaaaaaattatttgacaAAATTGATTACATAAATGAgttagcagaaaaaaaatggaataataaaaaatcatttataaagaaaatttttcaaaaatattttattccgcttttttttttttccttacttCCTCTACTTGgatcaatttttattatattatttgatGGTAAAGATAAAGCCATAATAAAAGTATGCAACAAAAGTCACACAGGTACCGCTGATGGTAAATGTGATAACGCTGATGCATGGTTTCATGTTAATGATACATTCAGAGCATTTGAAGAGATTAATTACATTCTATTTTACTATATTGTTCCTATCATAGTTATATtagtaattatttatattctgttaaaattgataaaatacGAAAGATTGAAAACTGGGAAAGACAAAATGAGCGTAAAACAATATTGTCGTCTCTGTAAAagcattttataa